A genomic segment from Pistricoccus aurantiacus encodes:
- a CDS encoding copper resistance system multicopper oxidase, with protein MATTKPLELPGLSRRQLLKGASALGLSTAALGLRPVWANPWGQTHSYAQGTAIGPNVSLAIRRESLPVAGQSARPITINHSSPGPLIRLREGEDAVLSVTNLLDEDTSIHWHGMILPPSMDGVPGVSFAGIAPGETFTYRFPVRQHGTYWYHSHSGLQEQLGHAGPLIIDAQEREPFRYEREHVVLLTDWSFEEPADIFRHLKLGEGYYNFQERTVADFFRDVEKNGFADTAAQRAMWAKMRMSSRDIADVTGHTYTYLINGHSPSDNWTALFKPGETLRLRVINGSAMSYFDVRIPGLKMTVVAADGQPVQPVPVDEFRIGIAETYDVLVTPQEDSAYTLFAESMDRSGHAHCTLATRLGMVAAIPERRRIADRGMEAMGAHGGMEMAGMDHSGLSGMQGMDHSSMSGIQDMDHSSMSGMQDMDHSGMSGMQNMASGETTGLLPVGAAQPGSRYDQPGIGLDPRERRVLVYRDLRAFAPWPDRRPPSRELELLLTGNMERYMWSFDGKKFSEVDGPIRFYKDERLRLILFNDTMMEHPIHLHGMWMELENGAGELIPRKHTLNVKPGERVSALITADAEGSWAFHCHLLYHMDAGMFRVVKVA; from the coding sequence ATGGCTACCACGAAGCCGCTTGAGCTTCCCGGTTTATCGCGTCGTCAACTGCTCAAGGGCGCCTCCGCCCTGGGGTTGAGTACCGCCGCCCTCGGATTGCGCCCGGTCTGGGCCAATCCCTGGGGGCAAACCCATTCCTATGCCCAAGGCACGGCTATCGGACCCAACGTTTCCTTGGCGATTCGCCGCGAATCTTTGCCAGTCGCCGGCCAATCGGCGCGGCCCATTACCATCAACCACTCAAGCCCCGGGCCCTTGATCCGCCTGCGGGAAGGCGAAGACGCGGTGCTGAGCGTCACCAACCTGCTCGACGAGGATACATCCATTCATTGGCACGGCATGATCCTGCCCCCGAGCATGGATGGTGTACCCGGGGTCAGCTTTGCCGGCATTGCCCCCGGCGAAACCTTTACCTACCGCTTTCCGGTCCGCCAGCACGGCACCTACTGGTATCACAGCCACTCCGGCCTACAGGAGCAGCTTGGTCATGCAGGCCCGCTGATCATCGATGCACAGGAGCGCGAGCCGTTTCGTTACGAACGAGAGCATGTGGTACTGCTGACCGACTGGTCCTTCGAGGAACCGGCGGACATCTTTCGCCATCTGAAGCTGGGCGAAGGCTACTACAACTTCCAGGAACGCACCGTTGCGGACTTCTTCCGCGATGTGGAGAAAAACGGCTTTGCCGACACCGCCGCCCAGCGCGCCATGTGGGCCAAGATGCGCATGAGTTCCCGGGATATCGCCGATGTCACCGGTCACACTTACACTTATCTGATCAACGGCCATTCCCCCAGCGACAATTGGACTGCCCTGTTCAAGCCTGGTGAGACGCTGCGCCTGCGGGTGATCAATGGTTCGGCGATGAGCTACTTCGATGTGCGCATTCCCGGGCTCAAGATGACCGTGGTGGCCGCGGATGGCCAACCGGTACAGCCGGTGCCCGTCGATGAATTCCGCATTGGCATCGCCGAGACCTACGATGTGCTGGTCACCCCCCAGGAGGACAGCGCCTATACCTTGTTCGCCGAGTCCATGGACCGCAGCGGCCATGCTCACTGCACCTTGGCGACACGACTCGGCATGGTCGCCGCCATTCCGGAACGACGCCGGATCGCCGATCGCGGCATGGAAGCCATGGGTGCCCACGGCGGAATGGAGATGGCGGGCATGGATCATTCGGGCCTGTCAGGTATGCAAGGCATGGATCACTCGAGCATGTCAGGCATTCAGGACATGGACCATTCAAGCATGTCTGGTATGCAGGATATGGATCACTCGGGCATGTCGGGCATGCAGAACATGGCCTCCGGTGAAACCACCGGCCTATTGCCCGTGGGTGCCGCCCAGCCTGGCTCACGCTACGATCAGCCGGGTATCGGGCTCGATCCCAGGGAGCGCCGGGTGCTGGTCTATCGCGATCTCAGGGCTTTTGCCCCCTGGCCGGACCGACGCCCGCCGAGTCGCGAACTGGAGCTTCTCCTGACCGGCAATATGGAGCGCTACATGTGGTCCTTCGATGGCAAGAAATTCAGTGAGGTCGACGGCCCCATTCGCTTCTACAAGGACGAGCGGCTGCGATTGATTCTGTTCAACGACACCATGATGGAACACCCCATTCACCTGCACGGCATGTGGATGGAGCTGGAAAACGGCGCCGGTGAACTGATTCCCCGCAAGCACACCCTGAACGTCAAGCCCGGCGAGCGGGTCTCCGCCCTGATCACCGCGGACGCGGAAGGCAGCTGGGCCTTCCATTGCCACCTGCTCTATCACATGGATGCCGGCATGTTCCGGGTCGTCAAGGTCGCTTGA
- a CDS encoding copper resistance protein B, with protein MKSGNAFIGAGTLPVVLTTLLTATPATAQEGYDAPASWPSPITEHPIATLLVDRLEYASPDKGKDALVWDFQAWYGGDVNRLYLEGEGENAQGDGEDAEFESLDLLYSRLIADFWELQGGIGYQGGIASNDHPERYFGVISLLGFAPYRFETDLDLRVSDEGDVSASLESEYDLRLTQRMFLQPRLEVVAAASEVPEFGVGEGLNTLRTGMRLRYEISRKFAPYIGGYWQKAYGDTADLARAAGDATEDTGIVVGVRMWF; from the coding sequence ATGAAATCAGGAAACGCATTTATCGGTGCCGGCACCTTGCCGGTCGTGCTGACCACTCTGCTGACCGCCACCCCAGCCACGGCCCAGGAAGGCTATGATGCGCCGGCCAGTTGGCCATCGCCGATCACCGAACACCCGATTGCCACGCTCTTGGTCGATCGTCTGGAATACGCCTCGCCGGACAAGGGCAAGGACGCCCTGGTCTGGGACTTCCAGGCCTGGTACGGCGGCGACGTCAATCGGCTGTACCTAGAAGGTGAAGGCGAAAATGCCCAAGGAGACGGTGAAGACGCGGAGTTCGAAAGCCTGGACCTTCTGTATAGCCGCCTGATCGCCGACTTCTGGGAGCTGCAGGGCGGTATCGGCTATCAGGGAGGTATCGCCTCGAACGACCATCCCGAACGCTACTTTGGCGTCATCAGCCTGCTCGGCTTCGCCCCCTACCGCTTCGAGACCGATCTCGATTTGCGCGTCAGCGACGAAGGCGATGTCTCCGCCAGCCTGGAAAGCGAATACGACCTACGCCTCACGCAGCGAATGTTCCTGCAACCACGTCTGGAGGTCGTCGCCGCCGCAAGTGAAGTCCCGGAATTTGGCGTGGGTGAAGGACTGAATACGCTACGCACCGGTATGCGCCTTCGTTATGAAATATCCCGCAAGTTCGCCCCTTACATCGGTGGCTACTGGCAGAAAGCCTACGGCGATACGGCGGACCTGGCCCGGGCCGCTGGGGATGCCACGGAAGATACCGGCATCGTCGTCGGCGTCCGAATGTGGTTCTGA